The sequence AATGATGACTTCACCAAGATTTATATTTCGTTTTTAAGCAATTTAAATGATCTGGCTAACTCTTGATGTAAATATCGGTAATGTTGATTATTTTATACTGAAGTGATTGTTCAAATGGATGATTGACGCTATATAGAGTGCAACACAAAGTTTTTAAATAGATAACCTACCGACCATAAGTCTCGTGGGTTATTGCTTTATGGAGTAATAGCGGAGCTATGGCGCGCCAATTTATTTATCATATGGCCGGACTAAATAAGTCTTACGGCAATAAGAAGATCCTTGAAAATGTTCATCTTTCATTTTATCCCGACGCAAAAATTGGTATTTTAGGTCCCAATGGCGCCGGTAAATCAACCATTTTGCGCATTATGGCAGGTTATGACAAGGAATATAGCGGCGAAGCTTGGCTTGCTGAAGGTGCAACTTGTGGCTATTTATCGCAAGAACCTGAACTAGATCCTGCAAAAAATGTCCGTGAAAACGTCATGGTAGGCGTTGCCGACAAACAGGCTATTCTTGATCGCTATAATGAATTAATGATGAATTATTCCGATGAAACGGCTGATGAAGGTGCAAAGCTGCAAGATATTATTGACAGCCAAAATCTTTGGGACCTTGATTCGCAAGTTGAAATGGCGATGGAAGCTTTGCGCTGTCCACCAGCTGATGCCGATGTTACCAAATTATCAGGTGGTGAAAGACGTCGTGTCGCGCTTTGCCGCTTGCTGCTTTCTAAGCCTGATCTGCTATTGCTTGATGAACCAACCAACCACTTGGATGCTGAAACAACCGCATGGCTTGAAAAACACTTACGTGAATATGAAGGCTCAGTTTTGATCATTACCCATGATCGCTACTTCCTTGACAATGTTACCAATTGGATTTTGGAACTTGATCGCGGCAATAGTATTCCTTATGAGGGCAATTATACTGCTTATCTTGATGCAAAAGCCAAACGTATGGCACAAGAAGGTCGTGAAGAAGATGCACGCCTAAAAGCTCTTGCCCGTGAGCAAGCGTGGATGGCAGCTAGTCCAAAAGCCCGTCAATCCAAATCAAAGGCTCGTATTAAGGCCTATGATGAATTGGTTGAAGCTGCTGAAAAACGCCGCCCGGGCGACGCGCAAATCATTATCCCTGTTGGTGAACGCTTAGGGCAAGTGGTTATCGAGTTTGATGGCATTTCCAAAGGCTATGGCGAACGCTTACTGATTGATGACTTGACATTCAAGCTCCCTCCCGGCGGTATTGTTGGTGTTATCGGTGCCAATGGTGCGGGTAAAACTACATTATTCCGTATGATTACTGGTCAAGAAAAGCCTGATAAAGGATCTATTCGTATTGGCGATACTGTTGATCTTGGTTATGTTGATCAAAGCCGCGATACGCTTGATGGTAATAAAAATGTTTGGGAAGAAATTTCCGGCGGCAATGATATTATCAAGCTTGGCAAATTTGAAATGAATAGCCGCGCCTATTGCGGTGCTTTCAATTTCAAAGGCGGCGATCAACAGCAAAAAGTCGGTAACCTTTCGGGCGGTCAACGTAACCGCGTGCATTTGGCTAAAATGCTTAAAGCTGGTGGCAATGTATTGCTTCTCGATGAGCCAACCAACGATCTGGATACCGAAACTTTAGCAGCACTTGAAGATGCTTTGGAAAATTTCGCTGGCTGCGCCGTTATCATCAGCCATGATCGTATGTTCTTGGATCGCTTGGCAACTCATATTCTTGCCTTTGAAGGCGACAGCCATGTTGAATGGTTTGAGGGTAACTTTGCCGATTATGAAGCCGATAAGATCCGTCGTTTAGGACCTGAAAGCGTTAATCCGCGCCGCGTAACCTATAAGCCACTAACACGCTAAACTTATTAAGGCTTGTAAAAATTAAAACGCTGGTCAAAATTTGGCCAGCGTTTTTTTATGATATTTTCTAGGCAATCAAGTTAATGTTAGCACGAAATTGAAATGACTTCCTTCCATTTCAATTTAAAGCTCTAAATAAGATTTAAGAGAATATTTTTAAATTAGGGTGTCTTATGGCTAAGTGGATTGAAGTAAATGACAAAATGCAAACAGGCTATAAATATCAACTAGTTTGTGCGGCTGGTAAAGATTTTCATCCTGATTTTCAACCCCAATTGACCCCAGCAGAAATGCTAGAGCTTGGGGTAATGGGCGGAAAATATATGACCGATTGCAGGGATGAATTTCCCAAAAGCTGGTTTGAAAATGCCAAATTATCACCCGAAAAAAAGAACGCGAAACTTA comes from Bartonella sp. HY038 and encodes:
- the ettA gene encoding energy-dependent translational throttle protein EttA: MARQFIYHMAGLNKSYGNKKILENVHLSFYPDAKIGILGPNGAGKSTILRIMAGYDKEYSGEAWLAEGATCGYLSQEPELDPAKNVRENVMVGVADKQAILDRYNELMMNYSDETADEGAKLQDIIDSQNLWDLDSQVEMAMEALRCPPADADVTKLSGGERRRVALCRLLLSKPDLLLLDEPTNHLDAETTAWLEKHLREYEGSVLIITHDRYFLDNVTNWILELDRGNSIPYEGNYTAYLDAKAKRMAQEGREEDARLKALAREQAWMAASPKARQSKSKARIKAYDELVEAAEKRRPGDAQIIIPVGERLGQVVIEFDGISKGYGERLLIDDLTFKLPPGGIVGVIGANGAGKTTLFRMITGQEKPDKGSIRIGDTVDLGYVDQSRDTLDGNKNVWEEISGGNDIIKLGKFEMNSRAYCGAFNFKGGDQQQKVGNLSGGQRNRVHLAKMLKAGGNVLLLDEPTNDLDTETLAALEDALENFAGCAVIISHDRMFLDRLATHILAFEGDSHVEWFEGNFADYEADKIRRLGPESVNPRRVTYKPLTR